Proteins co-encoded in one Papaver somniferum cultivar HN1 chromosome 5, ASM357369v1, whole genome shotgun sequence genomic window:
- the LOC113277860 gene encoding probable xyloglucan endotransglucosylase/hydrolase protein 5 — protein MVDFSHNMKRSRRLQMCLLLVCCFSVIGMTMGATPPKAMNVPFSKNYMPTWSPDHIKYFNGGKEIQLHLDNWTGAGFHSKESYLFGYFHMHIKLVAGDSAGTVTAFFLSSNNNEHDEVDFEFLGNRTGQPYILQTNVFTGGSGNREQRINLWFDPTKAYHTYSVLWNDFHITFFVDDIPIRIFKNNKKLGVKYPFNQPMKLYSSLWNGEDWATRGGLEKTDWSKAPFIASYKGFHIDGCATSVNAKFCATKGKMWWDQQKYRDLDAAQYRRLMWVRRKFTIYNYCTDKVRFPKMPIECKADKDA, from the exons ATGGTCGACTTTTCACACAATATGAAGCGTAGTAGACGTCTACAAATGTGTCTACTTCTGGTCTGTTGTTTCTCTGTAATTGGGATGACAATGGGTGCTACACCACCGAAGGCAATGAATGTGCCATTCTCAAAGAACTATATGCCTACATGGTCTCCCGATCACATCAAGTATTTCAATGGTGGGAAAGAGATTCAGCTTCACCTTGATAACTGGACGG GTGCCGGATTTCACTCAAAAGAGTCTTATTTGTTTGGATACTTCCACATGCACATTAAGCTGGTGGCAGGGGACTCGGCTGGTACTGTAACTGCATTTTTT CTATCTTCAAACAATAATGAACATGACGAGGTAGACTTTGAGTTCTTAGGGAACAGGACAGGGCAACCCTACATTTTGCAGACAAATGTCTTCACAGGTGGTAGCGGTAACAGGGAGCAGCGGATCAACCTCTGGTTCGACCCAACCAAGGCCTACCACACCTATTCTGTCCTCTGGAACGATTTTCACATCAC ATTCTTCGTGGATGATATCCCAATCAGAATTTTCAAGAACAATAAAAAACTAGGAGTGAAATATCCTTTCAACCAACCCATGAAGTTGTACTCGAGTTTATGGAACGGTGAAGACTGGGCAACCAGGGGTGGACTCGAAAAGACTGATTGGTCAAAAGCACCTTTTATAGCTTCCTACAAGGGATTCCACATTGACGGTTGCGCAACATCAGTGAATGCCAAATTCTGTGCAACAAAAGGGAAGATGTGGTGGGATCAGCAGAAGTATCGAGACCTTGATGCTGCTCAGTATAGGAGGCTCATGTGGGTTCGTAGGAAATTCACAATCTACAACTACTGTACTGATAAAGTCAGGTTCCCCAAAATGCCTATCGAGTGCAAAGCAGACAAGGATGCTTAA
- the LOC113277861 gene encoding uncharacterized protein LOC113277861 produces the protein MTETVLLRQGMNCRRSLVSKVEEFAETLVSKLDRSWKKGICKTYRMQNSHTVEDNGEEHEEHGTQEEEDVDVDVDSIDGAIVTILFDNGYSHGVHWFCRSHMSSKCDYLHGWL, from the exons ATGACAGAGACCGTGTTATTGAGGCAAGGGATGAACTGCAGACGAAGTTTAGTGAG CAAAGTTGAAGAGTTTGCGGAGACTCTG GTTAGTAAACTAGATAGAAGTTGGAAAAAGGGCATCTGCAAGACTTACCGCATGCAAAATTCTCATACG GTAGAAGATAAcggagaagaacatgaagagcaTGGAACCCAAGAAGAAGAGGATGTTGATGTCGATGTTGATTCTATAGATGGCGCTATTGTTACAATTCTTTTTGACAATGGCTACTCTCATGGTGTACATTGGTTTTGCAGGTCACATATGAGTAGTAAGTGCGACTATTTACACGGCTGGTTATGA